The genomic window ggacccGAGCAAAACTCAAACCGAGCCAGAATAACACAGTGGACGCTTTGAGCCTGCTTGTTTGAGCCTTCCATGGCAGCCATCGTGAGTGTTTTTGCTctatctaccttaccttCACTCATACACCTCTCAGTCTGTTCATTTATCTCTTGTATTTTTTATTGGTCTCCTTTGCTACATTTGTGTTTCGTCTGGCTTCGCGTGCCTAGTTTCCCGCATCGTCGGTTTTCCCATCGACTTAATCAAAGCCCCCAGAACGCTCCGCACTCTTGCTTGTGCATTAGAGCTCCTGTGGGGCGATTTGGTCATCACACATTGATTGTTGGCGCGCTGCCAGCGTCATAACCATCCTCGGGCACTTTTGGGGTGCACAAACACAAGTCTAAACTACCTAGGCTAGAACGTGAACCTCACTCAGACAACTCTTTGTCATTCTACACCTCCACCCTTTTCTTGATCTCATCCAGTCAACACACCATAACTTGCACCATATGCTACGGAGCACCCAAGGATCGTTGTTTCTCTGGGCTGTCCGCCGAACCACTACCACCGACTGTGACTGACCTCATCGACTTCGCTCCGGCTCAGGACCTCCCCTGGCTGTTCCAGATGGCAACTCCAAAACCACAACGACATGACCCGCCCGACTTCTCCTCGCCCTCCTCCTCGACCCTCTCCCCTACGTTGCGACAGCAAATAAccgacaacagcaacaactaTCCCTCGACCAACGGAAACCCAACGTATGCCGCCTTCTCCCCGGCGACCCTCTCGACGACCACGTCCTCGGCCAACAAGCGCCGCAGCACGATCCTCGTCCACCAGAAGTCACCTCTCCTCCTCGCGACACCGCCGCAAATCACACGCGCCCTGGCCTACAGCCACCCTTTCCTCCTACCCCTCAACAAACTCGCCGGCCTTCTGAGCTGGACTACAGATGACCAGTACGAGAGCTTCCTGCTGGTGGCCTCATTCTGGGGCGTCGTTCTCTATGGCGACCTCCTGCTGCGCGTTGCCGGGCCGCTGATCGTCGTGCTCGCCCTCATCGGCGGCATGTATGGCCGGCGCTTCAGCCCACTGAGCAGCAGCGGGTGGAGTGAGCCCGCCACCACACAGAGggacagcggcggcggcggcactaGTGGTAGCCCCGAAGCCAAGAGACACGTTTCCGGGCAGATGAACGGTGCGGCGGCCTCGTCGTCAGACCTCAGCACAGACGGGCAGCTGAACGGGAAGCCGCGCGGAAAGCCCGAGGCGACGGGGACGCGTCACCGCAAGACGCTGGACGAGATGGTGGAGACGCTGCGCGAGTTCACGTCGCGGTGCAACATCCTCCTGGAGCCGCTGCTGGAGCTGACCGACTTCCTCAGCACGCAGCGCACACCCACCTCGGCCACCACGCGCCCGGCCCTCACGGCGCTGCTGATCCGCATCCTGCTCTGCACCCCGTTCTGGTTCGCGCTgacgctgccgccgcttAGGGTCGTGACGGCGCGCCGCGTCGTGCTCGTCGCCGGCACTCTTGCGCTCACTTGGCACTCGAGGGTGTGCTGCGTCGCCCGCACGCTGCTGTGGCGGTCGCGGTCCGTGAGGAAGCTGGCCGGGCTGGTCACGGGGCTGGAGTTTGACGGGATGGTTGCCGCGAACGGGGCTGTCGTCAAGGGCGAACGGGGCTTGATCGACGTGGGGGCCGCGACGTCGCTGGCGGCCACGgactcggcggcggccacggGGCGCGAGTCGGAGCTGTCCAAGGCCATCAGGCGGCAGTCTACCAAGGTCAACGGCAAGGGGCTGGCGCGGGACACGGGGGTCCGGTTCACATTCATCATCTACGAGAACCAGCGGCGGTGGGTGGGGCTCGGGTGGACGTCGAGCCTGTTTACGTACGAGCGCGCCGCGTGGACGGACGAGCGCAACAACCCCGTCCCGCCCAAGGATGAATTTGAGCTGCCCGAGGTTGAGGACGGGAGCCGCATGCGGTGGCGCTGGGTGCCCGGCAGCAAGTGGCGCGTCGACGGGGTTGCGGATGATGCGGTCACGACGGACGACGGGCAGCTGGACTTTGATTCTGATGGGGGCAAGATGGGCTGGGTTTACTACGATAACAAGGTTTGTGGTTTTCTGTTCTTTTACTGCAACCACCCCAGTCTTCTACCCTGTGTTGACAGAGGCTAACATGATGTGCAATCACCAGTGGCAAAACGGCAAACGCGGCCAGGACAGCTGGGGCCGCTGGACACGTCGGAGAAAGTGGTATCGCGACGCGGAGCTCGTCGAGATCGACTCAGAATCTGTCACCCCGACGAGCCCGATTACGGAAGCAGAGAAGCAAGAGCAGCAGAGGACCATGTCCCCTCCCCCACCCTACGCGGCCGAGCCCAAGTCCACGGGCGGCATGTGGGCCAGCCTCCGGCCGGGCAGTCTACGGCGACGTGCTACGGACAACTcgacggcctcctcggcggcggcggcggcgtcggcagcTGCCTCTGGAGGCGGTGCTACCACGAGCAGCGGTGGCGCTGGGTCTAGGAGGGGTAGGCGGACCAGTAGTGCGGCGGCTAGTCACCTCGATGAGGAGCGCGAGGACGTGGACGCTAGCCTCGGGACGAGTCTGGGGCTCGAGATCCAGGGGGCTGGGATGGAGAGGGATCAGTGGGGGGTTGGGGATGAAATCAGGATGGGGCTGGAGTAAGTTAAGGAGTACCTGAGACAAGGGGGATGACGATTATTGTATTATGCTGGGATAATATCTTGGAGTTCTTTG from Pyricularia oryzae 70-15 chromosome 4, whole genome shotgun sequence includes these protein-coding regions:
- a CDS encoding peroxin 23 → MAAIDLPWLFQMATPKPQRHDPPDFSSPSSSTLSPTLRQQITDNSNNYPSTNGNPTYAAFSPATLSTTTSSANKRRSTILVHQKSPLLLATPPQITRALAYSHPFLLPLNKLAGLLSWTTDDQYESFLLVASFWGVVLYGDLLLRVAGPLIVVLALIGGMYGRRFSPLSSSGWSEPATTQRDSGGGGTSGSPEAKRHVSGQMNGAAASSSDLSTDGQLNGKPRGKPEATGTRHRKTLDEMVETLREFTSRCNILLEPLLELTDFLSTQRTPTSATTRPALTALLIRILLCTPFWFALTLPPLRVVTARRVVLVAGTLALTWHSRVCCVARTLLWRSRSVRKLAGLVTGLEFDGMVAANGAVVKGERGLIDVGAATSLAATDSAAATGRESELSKAIRRQSTKVNGKGLARDTGVRFTFIIYENQRRWVGLGWTSSLFTYERAAWTDERNNPVPPKDEFELPEVEDGSRMRWRWVPGSKWRVDGVADDAVTTDDGQLDFDSDGGKMGWVYYDNKWQNGKRGQDSWGRWTRRRKWYRDAELVEIDSESVTPTSPITEAEKQEQQRTMSPPPPYAAEPKSTGGMWASLRPGSLRRRATDNSTASSAAAAASAAASGGGATTSSGGAGSRRGRRTSSAAASHLDEEREDVDASLGTSLGLEIQGAGMERDQWGVGDEIRMGLE